Below is a genomic region from Helicoverpa armigera isolate CAAS_96S chromosome 12, ASM3070526v1, whole genome shotgun sequence.
TTATAGcatggaaaaataaattatttattataaaataaaagttatggcAGAACCAGCAGCAACCAAACCTTCGGGCAAGAGTTGGCGTGAAATAAATCAAGAAAGGAAAGCTTTGAAACGTCAGAGAAATGAGGAAAAAATTGTAAAGCGTGAAAAGAGAGTCGCTTTGGAACGCGAAAATGAAGCTAAGGTGCAGGCAGAGGTTGCTCGGGAGAAGAAGAATGCCGAGATTTCGACTGTTAGTATAGCTGTACCGGGTTCTATATTGGAAAATGCCCAGTCAGCGGAACTGCGGACTTATTTAGCGGGTCAGATAGCCAGAGCGGCCTGTGTATTCTGTGTAGACGAAGTGATCGTTTACGACGATATCGGCGACAAGATAAACACTAAGAAGTCCAAATTAGAAGATGGTGATGGTGTCGTCGTTGCACGTAAATCTTGTGTGCAATTGGCTcgtattttacaatatttggaGTGTCCTCAGTACTTGAGGAAACATTTCTTTCCTTTACACAAAGATTTAGAATTTGCTGGACTCCTCAATCCCTTGGACGCACCACATCACTTGAGAATGTCTAATGATTTTCAGTTCAGGTATagctaattttaaaaataattgtacatttttatttaagagttTACTAAGTTCATAATTATCTATTTACTGACAATATTGCTTTTTTTCTAGGGAAGGAATTACAATGAATAAAAAGACGAAGCCAGGAAGGGGTTCTCAAGTCAATGTCGGACTTCTTCAAGACATTTCCACTGACAAGCTTTTGAACCCAGGTATCAGAGTAACAGTAAAAATGCTTCCTACTCAGGAGGGGGGTAAGAAGCTTAAGGGCAAGATTGTCAGCCTCACTACTCCAAGAGCTGAAACTGGGGTTTATTGGGGATATACTGTCAGAATTGCAAACAACTTGAGTCAAGTGTTTACACAGAGTCCTTATAAGGATgggtatgtactttttaattattctatttgttgtaatattttatgtgtaggtaactaataaaattatttttgcaggTATGATTTAACCATAGGCACTTCTGACAAAGGTTCTCCTATTGATGAACTACCAGACAGAGATGTTAAATATAATCATGCACTTATTGTTTTTGGAGGGTTACATGGTATTGAAGCAGCATTAGAAAGTGATGAGCAACTGAAGGCTGAAGAAGCCAATTTACTGTTCAATCATTACATCAATGTGTTACCTACTCAAGGTTCTAGAACTATCAGAACTGAAGAAGCAGTTCTCATTACTCTGGCAGGTCTTAGAAACAAATTGAAAGCTACAAATGAGCCAATGGCCTTTACAGGTACTGGTATCGCTGTAAGTTCATCATTCCCCACCTCAAAAGTGGAATTATCAGATTCAGGCACTGataataatttagatttaaGCAGATTTgactaattataataaacacgtcaaatgatttaatagttttatttcaaaataacctCAGTAGAAAAATATGTCTTTTAAACCCTTAAATATAATGGAAGAATGTGTGACTTTCAAGTCAAATGCTAGGAACATGAATTATCTTTTCTCAATAGCTTGTTGAACAGTGTCTCTCAGTGATCTGATGGTTGCTGCCTGATCAGCTGCTCCTATAACAGCTGTTCCCGATACAATCATGTTAGCCCCTGcctgtaattaaaatatttaatgcactATTTAACACATTAC
It encodes:
- the LOC110375118 gene encoding putative methyltransferase C9orf114 — encoded protein: MAEPAATKPSGKSWREINQERKALKRQRNEEKIVKREKRVALERENEAKVQAEVAREKKNAEISTVSIAVPGSILENAQSAELRTYLAGQIARAACVFCVDEVIVYDDIGDKINTKKSKLEDGDGVVVARKSCVQLARILQYLECPQYLRKHFFPLHKDLEFAGLLNPLDAPHHLRMSNDFQFREGITMNKKTKPGRGSQVNVGLLQDISTDKLLNPGIRVTVKMLPTQEGGKKLKGKIVSLTTPRAETGVYWGYTVRIANNLSQVFTQSPYKDGYDLTIGTSDKGSPIDELPDRDVKYNHALIVFGGLHGIEAALESDEQLKAEEANLLFNHYINVLPTQGSRTIRTEEAVLITLAGLRNKLKATNEPMAFTGTGIAVSSSFPTSKVELSDSGTDNNLDLSRFD